Genomic DNA from Oncorhynchus clarkii lewisi isolate Uvic-CL-2024 chromosome 5, UVic_Ocla_1.0, whole genome shotgun sequence:
ACTACAACTGTAACAGCATTTCACAACTTGTACTACAGCTCTTGTAGAATCCCCAtggtctctctgtgtaggaggACTACAGTCACGTTCAGACCAGTGATGTGCGTTCCCAGCTCCACTTCCTGGAAGAGCTGGAACGTCTGGAGAAGCAGAGGAGAGACGACGAGGAGAGGGAGACACTGCTCCGCGTCGCCAGGGTACATGTTGCAGACTAATGGGGTTTCAGTTTTGACAAGGGGTCAAGAAGCTACTCAGACATGATTTTGATTATTTAGCATTTTGTGGTGAATGAGTGCGAGTGATGGGCGCTACATTATTCATATTAGCTACTGTGTATTAAGTTCTTGGAAAGAAAAACAAATATTGACTGTATGATTATAGTATGCTGAGGACATGGCTGCTCATGATTACTTAAGTTGTCTGGTCTAGATGAACCATTGTAGAACCCTGCTGCCTCCAGAAGGTCAAcatctgtctgtttcttttcTGCTTCACAGAGTCGCTGTAACACCGATGACCCAGACCAGCAACTACTGAAACAACGGGCCAAAGAGGTTTGTGTGTTATGTCATTGTGTGTGCGCTTGCTTTACTTGAAATCAGACTGTCATTTCCAAACAGTTTGAGGGAAGCCGGTTCCCAGGGAAGGAcaagtagaacacacacacatcagctcATTAAGGCTCTGTGCTGTTACTGGTAGCCTCAAAATGAGCTTCATTTTTAGATTCTTTCTCCTCTTCAAAGTTATAGCTCAGTGGTGGAGCATTTTCGAAAAGTTTTACCACATCTAACCTAATAAATACTTTTTATTAGTAATGTTTGGGAATTCTATAATGCCTGCTATTTCTTAGACTAATTGTTCATTTAGTAAATCAGATTGTGTGTGATGTTTGGCTGAGGGGGTTGTAGGGGCTGAGGCTGTAGCTAGATGAGACAGAGCCAGCGGTGGGGTACTGGTaataaagagggaggagagactgaGGTTGTTTTCTCTCCGTTGGTGGATCGCTCACGGCAACAATGTTCCCAGAGGTCTCTCCACGGCAACAGCAGAAATCAACAAAATAGTTTCATTTGCATACCCAGCCTGTGTGGGTGTTCAGACTCACCCTACACATCCAAGCCCCAGAGAAGGTACAGCTGTAATTGGAGCTAATTTTAATGGAGCCTGTTTCTGGGGCTGGAGTTGAGGCCTGCGGCAGGCACAAAGTGGAATCAAATTAGAACACCTACGGTGTGTGTGAGGTTGTCTCTATGTGACCTTGACAACATTATACATTAATTGGTTGAGATTTGGCTAGTGTGATTCTTTATTGGCTCACTGTATATCTCACTGTATATCGTTTTATGGAAATTACCCTAGCTTCAGTGTTTCAGTTATTACTTTATGAGCATTCAACTTCTCATCCTATAGAGCAGCGTTTCTTtaaccccaaggggtgcacattttttaGTTTAGCACTACATAGCTAACTCAAATATACAAAGATGGATAATGAGTTGGCAGGGAGTTTGGGAAACCTTGctttataaccccccccccctccctctctctgtagctcCAGCAGTTGGAGCAGGCTCAGCTGCAGCACAGAGAAGCCAACCTCACTGCCCTGGCTGCCATCGGACCTCGCAGGAAGAGACCACTGGACTCCAATGGAAACCAGGTATGTACAGTATGCGTGTGCGTTATTATACTGAAGAGTGGATGGAGGTTCTTGGTTATCAGTGTTTTTATGGTATCTGTGGCAGATTTTCAATCTTTGAAATCAGGTGGGCAGGGGATCTACCAGGTGGGCATTGGATCTACCAGGTGGGCAGGGGGTGTACCAGGTGGGCAGGGGGTGTACCAGGTGGGTAGGGGATGTACCAGGTGGGTAGGGGATGCGTATATGAGGAACACCTGTGTTAGTGTCACTGATAAGAAACAACATTCAGGGGAGACTAGACCTGTGACGCGAAGGAGCAGACATGCGCAGGACTGTTAGTTTAGGTTAAAGTGTCTAATTGAATGGAGTTTATTTAATTCCCTGGCCCTGCAGGCGATGGGTTTAGAGATGAAGCTCTGTAAACTGAACACATTAACCGCTGCCTTTGAACTGCGTTACCCAGAGGACCCTGCAGCCTGAGGAGCtttcctctcctgcctcctctccctttcctttgTAGCGCTACAGGGCCTTCCTTTCTGCTCTCTAAGGCATCACCTCTGTGTGCCAGAATTTGAAGGAGAAACGGCGGGGGGAGACGGGAAGCTGTTTGTCATAATGGTAATGTTGAAAAGTTTAGGATTAAATCTTTATCTGTTGGGCCGTtcatctttctttttctctctctctctttgttggtGTTCACCCCCCCACCCTTTCTCTCAGGTGGGGCCAGGTGGCATTATGTCAGTACTACAGAGGGCTGGGGTTCAGAGAGTGTCTGGGGTCTCTCTGAGGGACCTACTCTTCTGTCTGGAACAGGACCCTCCTCTAcgacactctctcactctctacaagGGCCTGCTCAGATAGTATCTCTCCCCCACCGTTTGTGCCAGATTCTGTGTGCCTTACCACTCTTTCagatgtatattatatttattttgatatttttattttgttatttttgttatgcATTTTATTTCCTAACAATTTGTAGCACAGTCAGCAATGTAACTGAATTCTGCTGATTCATGCTGAGAGAGAAAATATTGTAGTCAGGTTGGCAGGACCAAACATTTTTATATTACACTTTTTGAGAAGGGCAACTCTGTGAGAGAAGAGGTCATAACAGTAGAAGTCAGCTCTGTGTTACAGCCTAAAGCAGTGACCCTCTGCCCTTAGTGTGATTCAGTGTTCTGTGGTGAAGTCATTGACTCTTCCTTGTTTTTCAGTTTCATGCTAATAATATCATTCTTTACTTTGATGTTTACATGGTTGACCTGATGATTGTAAACCTGTGACAATTTAAAATAAGTTAATAGCAAACCCTAGTTGAGTGTCGTACTGTGTACTTTTACAGTCTATCAGGGATTCTTTGTTTATTTCCACATTACTCCCACATTACTCACACATTTTCATGACAATGTTATGCTTCATAATTGATACCTTTTTTAGGTTGTCACTTGGAGGGAGAAATAGTGATCCTTCACAGCGTGTGTGGAAATGTGTCAGTTGTGGATGTGTTTGAGATTCATTATTCCGCTATCTCTGAATACAGAAGAGAGGAGCTTTAAGGCACAGAACTACCTTTTGGCAATGAAATACAGAGGGTGGAAAGAATGAAGTGGATCAGAATTCTTTCAGCTGAAAAGGCTGCTGACCAATAACTTAACACTAAGCTAGGCAAACTGACCGTGTGCCAGTTAAAGAAGGATCTGATAGTGGAAATGAATGCTGACCCTTAATGTGGAGGTTAGCTACGTAGACTGTTTCATATAACTGTTCCAGTTATAGCAAATGGTTAGGGAGTATTTGAATTCATGTGATTACTGATTGATTAGGTGATTGCTGAATTATTGATCATCGTCGGCAACGTTAACAAGCTCATCATATGTCCCACTGCTTCCTGTTCCTGTCTCAGATCAAAGACAAGCCCCTCCCTCTAAAAGCTTGTCAAATCCAGGAAGACAAAGGCACTTTAGTGTACTTAATATTCATGCATTGCTTATACATATTCATTAACTACTTTCTGCTAAACTCTGAAGCAGGTGGAATATTTACCATGCCACCTAAAATTAATGCAAACCTCTCCCTTAACTTTCCGGTTTCATTTATACGGTGATGGTAGGTTTGTCATCTGATCTGTGATTGCTAGCCTAACTAAAATGAACATTTTAGTGAATATTCTCATCATTTACAGTTTCCTGACTAactaatagacacacacacatgcagactttTTTTTTGTATGAAACATGTTTTTACATCCTTTTGGTACATTCGTTTATGAAATTAAATTTCCTTTAGTGTGACAGACAGTTTTGATACAGATCTCAAGTCCTCTGCTGCTCAAATGCTCAGCATAAAACATGCAACAATTCAATCTCTGACAAGACAAATCTCTTTTATCATTGTGCTGAATATAAAGTGTAGAAGAACCTCATCAGAATTCCATTGTCATAATATTAAGACTTAACATGTGAAAACCATATTTTTGGTTTATAaaaatttcaaaaaaaaaaaacttccatGAGTTCCTCGTAATAACTTTAGCTTCACAGAACCATATATTTTATCTATTTAGTTTAGGCTGGGTTAGATTTCCCAGACACTTGTGCTTTTTAACATTCAGCTGCATATCTTCCATGTTCATTAGTGTCGTTTCTCCATTTCAGAGGTTCAGTCATGACCTCATCCCATTCTGTGATTATTTACATTATTGTAAGAATCTTAATGAATCCACATAGTATTATTATGACACTATAAAACAGAATAATCCTACACGGTAACATGAGTAGTATGATGACAGTGCTAATGTTGCTTCTCTCTATGCTATAGGTCCCTGCTCATGGGGAGAGGGGTCAGTCACTATCTGCGTACCGCCTGGTTAGTGACTTCCATAGTTCATTGCGGTGAGGTCATAGTTCTATTGCTCTCCTTTGGTGTAGGTACAATCACCGTTTCATCATGGCAATACCTATGTCCACAAAATTCTAAAACAACTATTGGCGTTCCCTTGGAGATGGAGGCGTGGCTTTCTGGATTCTCCTGACCAATTATccactgacccctgacctctgatcTGACCTGGGTCGGGCTTAGTCCAGTGCTTCCTGTTTGATGCGGATGAGGGTGTGGCCACGCTGTCCGTTGCTACTTCCCTCCCTGCGTAGGACGTACTCGCTGAACTGGGAGGAGTCTACTCCCCCGCCACACGCCCCTGCTATCTCGAATCCTCTCTGTTGCAACCTCTCCAACACCTGTCAATCAAACACATACATTACagacaccgtacacacacacttgTGGTCAGAATAACCACTCGGGTAGACACAGACTCAGATCTCAAGTTTTAATCACATTCACAACAATTATTTGGGGTTTGACAAAAAGAGAGTAGACAATGAATCAGGTAATTGGTggtctgatacagtatgtatggaaGGTCAGTTGACCGTGGGGCAGAGAAGTGATTTCAGAGGGGCTGATTCAGGGTCCAGTCATACCACAGTCATACAGGACTCCAGTTTGTGGAAGAGAACCAATGTGTGAATATGTGCAAATGTGCTACTAACAATAGCACAGACAGTGCCCATAGGGCCCAagttcactcatctctctctttagCAAGACTCAGTCTGACTAAAGAAGAGCCAGCCATCTCACCCTGTCCTTCCCTGACCTAAAAACCaagtgacagacaggcagatccTCTCTATCGCAACAactcacacatacaaacacagatgCAAACCCTTTTTCTAGTGCAATAttatgtgcatcccaaatggcaccatattccatatgtagtgcactatgggccctagttaaaagtagtgcactaaattgtGAATACGGTGACATTTTGTATGCAGACATTCTCTCTAGCTGCAAGATGGCATTCCATTAGTATACACTGAAGGAGCATCTGTACCTCTATCCTGTCTGTCTCGCTTTGtcgccctctcctctctttgtttGTTGCAGGCAGTAGGCTAAATTAGAAACCTCTGtctgcctccatccctctctctctctgccttgaaGGCTCTGCATGTTCAAACCGACATCTGCAGTGGCCGTACAGCATTTACTGTGATGTGGCCTCCGCAGAGATCAgagcattcatacttcttgcactTCACAGAGCAGGCCAGAGCTGTTTTAAAgaaagttgtcaaggaagtgagtttgtgatTATACAGGACGTCCCGCCTccacctaccatcaaccaatcatgtcagtGCAGTGCTATAAGGAGCTACTCTACATGacaaaaggtatgtggacacctgcttgttgatcatctcattccaaaatcatggccattaatatggagttggtcccacctttgctgctttaacagcctccactcttctgggaatgctttctactagatgttggaatatttctgtggggacttgtttccattcagccacgagcattagtgggGTTAGGCACTGAtgctgggcgattaggcctggctcgcagtcggtgttccaattcatcccaaaggtgttcgatggggttggggtcagggctttgtgcaggccaatcaagttcttccacaccgatcttgacaaaccatttctgtatggacctcgctttgtgcacaggtgcattgtcatgctgaaacaggaaagcgccttccccaaactgttgccacaagttggaagcacagaatcatctataatgtaattgtatgctgtagtgttatggtttcccttcactggaactaaggtggtagcccgaactatgaaaaacagccccaaaccattattcctcttccatcaaactttacagttggcactatgcatttgggcaggtagcgttctcctggcatccaccaaacccagattcatctttCGGACTGCCAAGTGGTGAAACGTgattatcactccagagaatgtttccactgctccagagtccaatggctgcgagctttacaccactacagccaacgcttggtattgcacatggtgatcttaggtttgtgtgcgtgcggctgctcagccatggaaacccatttcatgaagatcccgatgaacagttcttgtgctgacgttcctttcagaggcagtttggaactctgtagtgagtgttgcaaccagcAGACGCAGTAGCCGATGGCCACGTTTCATATCTAACTAGGattagtctctctttctctggctggTCTGGCCCTCTGAGGTTATACTATGCTTGTGTCATGGGTACTAGTTAGTGGGATGTTACCTATACAGAGTTGAGGTGAGTTAATGTGATGTTATGAGTTGAGGTGACGTTATCTGTTAACTTAGTATTTTTGGTTGTTGTAGGGTATTTGTATGGTTATTCTATGCAGTGTAAGGGTAGTGTCTGTCATGTTACCTGTACAGAGTTGAGGTGACAGTATCCGTTGAGTGGGAAGCGTATGACGTGAGTAGAGTCATGATTCCAGCCTGCGTTCAGGGAGTTACACATGACGTCCCCGACCTCTGGAAACACCTCCTCGATCAGAGCCCTGTCCCCACTTAGAGTGATCCTCTCCCCCAGCTCTGGAGCTACACgcaccaccacacactcacacacacgccacaCCTTCCTGGCCTCGCGCTCACTCCTCCAGCGTTCTAATTCTGCTTGTAGTGGAGATAGCTGGAAGAACCTGGCCTCCTCATAGAGTAGAGAGTActcctgtaacacacacacacaaatgtacacagacatgcacacataaacacaatgATCATCAGATTCTTAAAAAGAAAATGTATCCCACAAAGCTTCACATTATATGTTATAAGTGTGCAATTACAGACAAGGTTTTCCAGGCCTGAGTGCAGGGTCAGATAAACTCACTTTGAAGTCGTCAGGGACGAGCAGTTTTGCCGTCCGCAGGAAGTTGAGGATGTAGCGGAACATGTGACCGTCTCGGTCTATGAAGTAGTGCTGCTTCAGACTGTCCAACACTATGGGCTCTGTCCCGTTGAACAGACGACCAATCCTGGGGGGAAGGGGATATCATTGAGATCATCATCAGAGTGTACATGTTTGAGGGGATCAGTTTGAGCAAGGCCAAGCGTAGAATTGCTAATCTTGATCACATAATGAGTATGTATTTGGGATGCAAGGTcatttgtagatcagtgattgCATTCCACTTCAATGTAGTCAATCTTAAACACCCTATGTGTGTGCGAGTCTTACCGTGACTCTGGGTACTTGGTCAGTGTCGCCAGGCTGCTGGTGTACATGTGACCTCCTACGTCTATGTGTACAGGGGCGTTGGTTTTGGTGAGCTGGGCGGGGGTGGGGATGCCCCCTGAGCCCAGCGGAGAGGCaggggactgggagaccagtggCCGGCTGGCCATGCTGCTATTACGGCTATCctgggagagaagaagaagaagaagatacaCAAATGTCCAACTGAAATTTGTCACAGGTATTGTGTGTGAACATAGCACACAGTCATTCCCTGAGTGACTAAGTAGAGACAGGACACTAGTAAAGAGTTGTAGACTGGGACTTCATTCATACTCCGTCAACGTTTTTAGTACAATTAACTCATGATGCACTGAACTACATGACGCAGAGTGGTTTTGGCCCttttcagtgtctgtctgtcagggctAACTAAGGACAGTGGAGTGGGCTGAGTGTTGTTAAAGAAACTCCGAGACAGATATgagtctgtctcctcctctgctaTACAGGTTCCAGGTGAGACAGGTGAGGACATTCCTGTAGAGGAAGGATTTAAACACCTTAGAAATGCTTCAAGTAAGTTTTCAGCTGACAAGCTATGAAGTCTACTGGTCAGCATTCACTGTGGTAAGTGcagtgagggagaaagacagcCATGGCCGAAGGCAGTCTGCCTCTTAAAGCTGAGAAACCGGTAAATAGTGAGAGAGATGGATGTATAGCTGATAAAGCAGAAAACAGATGAGCAGAGCTGTTAGTGCTGCAGCAGACATGTGCATGTCTCTAGGGTCACGACAGGCAGGCTCCTCTGAGAGGAACGACGCAAAAACATTAAACTCATTATGATACTGGATATAcacgcacattcacacacactcacccacacaaacacaatatttttttcattagggGAAAGAGGCTTGAGACAGCCTGTCGTACTATTGTTCATTATAGTGCCTGTGTCTCAGGAAAATGTGAGCTTTAGGCAAATTGGTATAAAataagtgtgtgagtgagtgagagcttGCACGCTCTGGCACTCCCCCTGCGGGCTCCACTGTGGTGCATGGTGGGTAATTGTGGGCCTGGGGCGCCATCACCCATAGCAACAGACAAAATCCCAGAGAGAACTCACTCATGTGTCCTCTACTTTGCACTCACAggcttgtcccaaatggcaccctaaccTCTATACATACAATGAACTGCTTTTGACCagtgtccatagggctctggtaaacaaattgtgcactatataagggaatgttgccatttgggactctaACACAATGTTCATGACCTCTTTACTAAAGCACCTAGAACACCCAATGACAGAACTCACTCCTAaacagtacaaacacacacatcttaCTGGTCAATACTTCCACAGTAAATGGAAAAGGATGTAAATCATTACATTTATGCATAATCTGTGGATGCTTTGGAGACTAGTAAAGTTATTCTACATTACATTTAGAAGACTGCTGATCAATTAAAAACCTGTGTTGGTGCAGTGTGAAACAGTGTTACCTGCGCTGCTACCACGCCAGCTGGTAAAGGAGCGGGCGGCTGGCCGTGGGGCTCCGGGGATCGGGTGTCCACGGGCTCGGTACCGTCCACTATAACCACCGGGGACTCTCCGCGTTCCTCGGAACGCACACAGAGCTTCTTAGGTGATGGAGGTCCAGAGACGTCGCCGGGGCAGTGAGAACGACATTTCCTTGTCGTTCTCTGCGGCTTCAGTTCCACTGCGTCCGTGACCTGTCTGCTATAAGGGATCACGAGCTGGAGATAAGACTGTGCGCCACCATTGACCGTTTCCGAGGCAACGTGAAGCGATACTGACTTTGACCCGATACCAGCGATGCTGTTGAGCGTTGCTATGGAGACTGCGCCGATGCAGTGGTTGGTGTAGGTCTTTGAAAGCTTGGCAGCACGCGACAGCATCTGCATCCTCGTGCCCAGCAGGTTTTTACCGATTGCTTTGTTCTCGTACCATGTCATGTCGCTTAAGCAGCAGTGGTCTCGCGGGCGCTGGAAGAACGCTTTGCACAGCGGGTTCCGTTTCGAGACATACTTCACAAAGCTGGCATACGGACAAAACTCAGTGGCCGTCTCATACATGCGCGGCAGAGTATCATCATCCGTGTCTGGTCTTTTTTTAGTCCAGGACGCCGAGCGAGACTTGTGATACGGCCCCAGCGCTTTGAAATAGATAAACTTTCTCCCATCCTCGTCTATGGCTAGCCCGAATGAATCCTCCTCCAGCTCGCGctgattctctctccccctcgtgcAGAAATACATACATGTCTCGAACCACACTTTGTTGAGAAGCCCGAACGGCGTATCGGTGTTAAACACACTAGAGGTGTAGAGTTTTCTCAGGTCCGCCCGCGTAATAGCCTGTTTTTGCACAACGGGACCGGCACCTTGCTCCTCCAGCTTTCTGATGACTGCGGCCAGGGTCAGGTTGGCGCTGCGCAGTTCTGGGTCCTTGGTGAGGTCCAGGGTGCGACAGTAAGGCGGCTCATTCAGGTAGCGGTTCAGAGAACTCCGGATGCTGATGAGAGAGGACTTGCTGTAGAGCTGGCCACTCTTCGATCGCGCCTCCGCGTAGAAGGAGCGCAGGACCGCGCACAGCGCTTCCTTGTCCAGAGTTTCAAAGTCAGGACTTTGGGCTTTCTCACTCAGGTACTCCCGGAAGATCCTGACTGCGTACCTAGTAGCCAGGCGAGTGTTCTCGCTCAGTCTGGAGCGGTCAGACCGCTGCAGGTCTCCCTCCGGATCCGAGTCCAGTCCGGGGATGTGGAAAAGTCTGGGGTCCGCCCCCGCTCCCGGTCCCATCCCGCTGCACTGGTCCGTACTGCCCATACGGACCGCTTCCGTCTCCATAACCGAGCAGCTGCCGGGGTCCACACATTCTGCCTCCCACTCCAGCTCGACATCCTCCtcgtcctccccctcctcctcgccGGTGATCTGCACCTCCTGGATCTCATCCTCTTCCGCCTCGTCTCCGCTCCTCTCAGTCTCTGGGCAGCTCATGTGCTCCACCCGCTCTGTCCCCGCCGTGTCGCTAGAGCAGTCTGCGCTGCCAGGCATTCTCGCCATATTGCAGTCTGTGTAGCAGTCCTCAGGCAGAGCGCATGCGCTATATTGGACCGCAGAGCTAAGAGAGCTTTGTGTTACTGTTTAGTGACCTTCAGCTAGGCACGCGCTCTTAAAGGTGCAGGGAGCGAGCGAGTGGGTAAATGAAGCGCGCTCACAAAAAAGGCTGCAGTATTGGACTGCATATTGGACCACTCACATGCAGCACGAATATGTAACGGTTTCATGTCTCTCTTTAATTGAAGTAACTGCTGCATTTGATAAGGCaatacctgacacacacacatacacacaaaaacctTTCCCTGCACATGACACAGGCCAGGGTCAGCGAGGTTTCTTGGGGAAAATGAGAAACTAGGGCTGTCAGAATGAATcagtcaattttttttttttatcacaatTAATCCCATTATCTGGAAGTgttcaaaatacatattttatacaGCTTTACTACAATACAACGTAAAAAACAAGTTATTGATGTTAAAGAGAGTGTGCTTTATAAATGTACCAGATTTTGCTTACCTTTACTTTGGACAAAATCAATATTCTTGTAATGCCTtttgaataaaaaaaatcttaaattaCAGCTCAATTTGAGCAAATAAGGCGATTTACTCTGACATTTTTTCATTGTTTGACAGTCCTAATATAAACTCTTTAGTGAACATTCAGTACTTTCCTGGTTGTCATACACTGTACTCTATCTGAgcgctacagtgccttgcaaaactaTTCATCCCCATTGGCATTTTTCAAATTTTATTGCATTACAACTTGtaattagatttttatttggatttcatgtgatggacatacacaaaatagtctaaATTGGTGAATTGAAATGAAAAAACAACTTAATATTTCAaaaggaaaagtggtgcgtgcatatgtattcacccctttgctatgaagcccctaaataagatctggtgcaaccaattaccttcagaagtcacataattagttaaataaagtccacctgtgtgcaatctaagtgtcacacaatctcagtacatatacacctgttccgaaaggccccagagtctgcaacatcactaagcaagtggcaccaccaagcaagtggcaccatgaaggcCAAGgatctctccaaacaggtcacggacaaagttgtggagaagtacagatcccagggttgggttctaaaaaaatatctgaaactttgaacatcccactgagcaccattaaatccattataaaaaatggaaagaatatggcaccacaaatctgccaagagagggccgctcaccaaaactcacggaccaggcaaggaggacattaatcagagaggcaacaaagagaccaaagataaccctgaaagagctgcaaagctccacagcagagattggagtatctgtccataggaccactttaagccgtacactccacagagttgggctttacggaagagtggccagaaaaaaagccattgcttaaagaaaaaaataagtcaACATGTTTGG
This window encodes:
- the LOC139409764 gene encoding uncharacterized protein — encoded protein: MARMPGSADCSSDTAGTERVEHMSCPETERSGDEAEEDEIQEVQITGEEEGEDEEDVELEWEAECVDPGSCSVMETEAVRMGSTDQCSGMGPGAGADPRLFHIPGLDSDPEGDLQRSDRSRLSENTRLATRYAVRIFREYLSEKAQSPDFETLDKEALCAVLRSFYAEARSKSGQLYSKSSLISIRSSLNRYLNEPPYCRTLDLTKDPELRSANLTLAAVIRKLEEQGAGPVVQKQAITRADLRKLYTSSVFNTDTPFGLLNKVWFETCMYFCTRGRENQRELEEDSFGLAIDEDGRKFIYFKALGPYHKSRSASWTKKRPDTDDDTLPRMYETATEFCPYASFVKYVSKRNPLCKAFFQRPRDHCCLSDMTWYENKAIGKNLLGTRMQMLSRAAKLSKTYTNHCIGAVSIATLNSIAGIGSKSVSLHVASETVNGGAQSYLQLVIPYSRQVTDAVELKPQRTTRKCRSHCPGDVSGPPSPKKLCVRSEERGESPVVIVDGTEPVDTRSPEPHGQPPAPLPAGVVAAQYHNEFNVFASFLSEEPACRDPRDMHIWTFVYLLLLLLSQDSRNSSMASRPLVSQSPASPLGSGGIPTPAQLTKTNAPVHIDVGGHMYTSSLATLTKYPESRIGRLFNGTEPIVLDSLKQHYFIDRDGHMFRYILNFLRTAKLLVPDDFKEYSLLYEEARFFQLSPLQAELERWRSEREARKVWRVCECVVVRVAPELGERITLSGDRALIEEVFPEVGDVMCNSLNAGWNHDSTHVIRFPLNGYCHLNSVQVLERLQQRGFEIAGACGGGVDSSQFSEYVLRREGSSNGQRGHTLIRIKQEALD